In the Chlorobium limicola DSM 245 genome, one interval contains:
- a CDS encoding FtsW/RodA/SpoVE family cell cycle protein — translation MQIQSSRGDVIAGKLLLLVVALLICIGIVVVYSSGAGWAENKYSSSEYFLWRQLFFSGVGILTIVLFAGLDYHIFQKISKFLLFASIVLLTMLLLLKVVGVISGAARWIGYGPLKFQVSDFAKYALIFHFSRLISEKQTYIKDLHNTYLPLVIILVTVVALIALEPNFSTASLIALIGFIMMFIGGVNFRYLLTTVALFIPVGAVYAMIAPYRVARLVSFFSGDEKGMSYQVLQALIGLGNGGLFGLGIGASKQRELYLPLSYNDFVFVVIGEEYGFLGALVVLLLFSAFFVCGLIIAKHAPDNFGKFVASGITIAITLFAFINIAVATHVLPTTGVALPFISYGGTALIFNSLGVGILVSISRYKKKKQMESVADLELSEGGRS, via the coding sequence ATGCAGATACAGTCTTCACGAGGAGACGTTATTGCCGGCAAGCTGCTGTTGCTGGTTGTTGCCCTGCTTATCTGTATCGGTATTGTGGTCGTTTACAGCAGCGGAGCCGGCTGGGCTGAGAATAAGTACTCAAGTTCCGAGTATTTCCTCTGGAGGCAGCTTTTCTTTTCGGGTGTCGGTATCCTGACGATTGTGTTGTTTGCCGGCCTTGATTACCACATTTTTCAGAAGATCAGCAAATTTCTGCTTTTTGCCAGTATCGTGCTTCTGACCATGCTGCTGCTGCTCAAGGTTGTCGGGGTGATTTCAGGGGCCGCCCGTTGGATAGGATACGGACCGTTAAAGTTTCAGGTGTCTGATTTTGCCAAATATGCGCTGATTTTTCACTTTTCACGGTTGATCAGTGAAAAGCAGACTTATATAAAGGATCTGCATAACACCTATCTGCCTCTTGTGATCATTCTTGTAACGGTTGTTGCGCTCATCGCTCTTGAGCCGAACTTCAGTACGGCATCGCTGATCGCCCTTATCGGTTTTATCATGATGTTTATCGGCGGCGTTAATTTCCGGTATCTGCTGACCACTGTTGCGCTTTTTATCCCTGTGGGAGCGGTTTATGCGATGATTGCTCCATATCGGGTTGCCCGTCTGGTCTCTTTTTTCAGTGGCGATGAAAAAGGTATGAGCTATCAGGTCCTTCAGGCGCTTATCGGATTGGGCAACGGAGGTCTTTTTGGGCTTGGAATAGGGGCAAGCAAGCAAAGGGAGCTCTATCTGCCGCTTTCTTATAATGATTTTGTTTTTGTGGTGATCGGTGAGGAGTATGGCTTTTTAGGGGCTCTCGTGGTTCTCCTGCTTTTTTCGGCATTTTTTGTCTGCGGGCTCATTATTGCCAAACATGCGCCGGATAATTTCGGGAAATTTGTAGCGAGCGGCATTACCATTGCCATAACCCTTTTTGCGTTCATCAATATTGCGGTTGCCACTCATGTGCTTCCGACAACGGGAGTCGCGCTTCCCTTTATAAGCTATGGCGGGACGGCTCTGATTTTCAATTCACTTGGAGTAGGAATTTTGGTGAGTATATCGAGATATAAGAAAAAGAAGCAAATGGAGTCTGTTGCAGATCTGGAACTTTCTGAAGGAGGCCGGTCGTGA
- the murD gene encoding UDP-N-acetylmuramoyl-L-alanine--D-glutamate ligase encodes MDVHGKKASIIGAKRSGVAAAELLAKSGAKVFVSELGEPGASEAERLADCGIPWEQDGHTDRVCDADFCVVSPGIPRTAGIIRRVLEQGIPLYSEIEAASWFCKARIAGITGTDGKTTTSTLLHRIAEADGMKNDYRAFSVGNIGVPFSSLVLDMAPADLAVVELSSYQLEGCETFRPDVSVITNITPDHLDRYNGDMQLYAAAKFRIYASQRASDTLVYNFDDPLLRAQFSGNGRGFPFRIVPFGIGNDVPGSGSEEAFFYDEGMIRHLTAKGISEVFSGEDFLKSSFRGRHNIYNALAALAAAAALGIEESVARKAISGFSGVEHRQEFVCSLDGVEWINDSKATNVNALLQALDAVPGSIVLIAGGRDKGNDYTVLFDVVRRKVVTVIAIGEAREKILQVFEGITRTAGADTLDDAVALARESAEKGQTVLFSPGCASFDMFENFEERGRLFKRSILALNPC; translated from the coding sequence ATGGATGTACATGGCAAAAAAGCATCGATTATCGGTGCAAAACGGAGCGGTGTCGCTGCAGCGGAATTGCTTGCAAAGAGCGGCGCAAAGGTGTTCGTGAGCGAACTTGGTGAGCCGGGAGCTTCCGAAGCGGAGCGTCTTGCCGATTGTGGCATTCCCTGGGAGCAGGATGGGCATACCGACAGGGTTTGCGATGCGGATTTTTGTGTCGTCAGTCCAGGCATTCCCCGAACAGCAGGAATTATCCGGCGGGTCCTTGAACAGGGCATTCCTCTTTACAGTGAGATCGAGGCCGCGAGCTGGTTCTGCAAGGCAAGAATTGCAGGTATTACCGGAACGGACGGCAAGACCACCACGTCCACGCTTCTGCACCGCATAGCTGAAGCCGATGGCATGAAAAACGACTACAGGGCTTTCAGCGTCGGAAACATCGGTGTGCCGTTTTCTTCTCTGGTGCTGGATATGGCTCCCGCTGATCTTGCGGTTGTCGAGTTGAGCAGTTATCAGCTTGAAGGCTGTGAAACCTTCAGGCCGGATGTTTCGGTTATCACGAACATCACTCCCGATCATCTCGATCGTTATAACGGCGATATGCAGTTGTATGCCGCAGCAAAATTCAGGATTTACGCTTCACAGCGCGCCTCGGATACTCTGGTGTACAATTTTGACGACCCGTTGCTCCGGGCTCAATTCAGCGGAAATGGCAGGGGATTTCCTTTTCGTATCGTTCCGTTCGGCATCGGTAACGATGTGCCCGGATCCGGTTCGGAGGAGGCATTCTTTTATGACGAAGGGATGATTCGGCATTTGACCGCAAAAGGGATTTCGGAGGTTTTTTCGGGGGAGGATTTTCTGAAAAGCAGTTTCAGGGGCCGTCATAACATCTATAATGCCCTTGCTGCGCTTGCTGCGGCCGCAGCGCTCGGCATTGAAGAGAGCGTTGCCCGCAAGGCGATTTCAGGGTTTTCCGGCGTTGAGCATCGACAGGAGTTCGTGTGCTCTCTTGACGGAGTCGAATGGATCAATGATTCGAAGGCAACCAATGTCAATGCGCTTCTGCAGGCGCTCGATGCCGTTCCGGGCAGTATTGTTCTGATTGCGGGAGGAAGGGATAAAGGGAACGATTATACGGTTCTTTTCGATGTCGTTCGGCGGAAAGTAGTGACGGTGATTGCCATAGGAGAAGCAAGAGAAAAGATTTTACAGGTATTTGAGGGGATAACCCGTACTGCAGGAGCTGATACTCTCGATGACGCGGTAGCTCTCGCACGGGAATCTGCCGAAAAAGGCCAGACGGTGCTTTTTTCTCCCGGCTGTGCCAGTTTCGATATGTTTGAGAATTTTGAAGAACGGGGGCGACTTTTCAAGCGCTCTATTCTTGCTTTGAACCCATGTTGA
- the mraY gene encoding phospho-N-acetylmuramoyl-pentapeptide-transferase, which yields MLYYLLKYINDAFDPPGLGVIEFLTFRASAAAVTSLLICLVAGPAFIKYLKGRIIEPVKEEAPPEHRKKKELPTMGGIMIIFAIEVSVFLWARFDDPHVWLIMVAVFWMGVIGFLDDYMKVVLKVKGGLPPRYKLIGQVLLGLFIGLYTWFDPAFSVLLSTTTVPFFKNLTIDYGIFYIPVVIFIITAVSNAVNLTDGLDGLASGSSAIVVFALGGFAYLAGNAVYASYLKIPFIPGGGEIAVVSMAIVMACVGFLWFNSNPAEIIMGDTGSLALGSAIAVIALLIKQELLLPVLAGIFFLETLSVSLQVLYFKYTKMRFGQGRRIFLMAPLHHHFQLKGWAEQKIVIRFWIVTVLFFLASLMTLKLR from the coding sequence ATGCTTTATTATCTGCTGAAATACATCAACGATGCTTTCGATCCGCCAGGGCTCGGCGTTATCGAGTTTCTCACGTTCAGGGCAAGTGCGGCGGCGGTAACTTCGCTCCTGATCTGTCTTGTTGCCGGTCCTGCTTTTATTAAATACCTCAAGGGACGCATTATCGAGCCGGTCAAGGAGGAGGCCCCTCCTGAGCACAGGAAGAAGAAGGAGCTTCCGACCATGGGTGGGATCATGATTATTTTTGCGATCGAGGTTTCCGTTTTTCTTTGGGCAAGATTCGACGATCCTCATGTGTGGCTTATCATGGTAGCGGTATTCTGGATGGGTGTGATCGGTTTTCTGGATGATTATATGAAGGTTGTCCTGAAAGTGAAGGGTGGGCTTCCTCCGCGATACAAGCTGATCGGACAGGTTCTTCTTGGTCTTTTTATCGGGTTATATACCTGGTTTGATCCCGCGTTTTCGGTGTTGCTTTCCACGACAACGGTGCCGTTTTTCAAGAATCTTACGATTGATTACGGTATTTTTTACATACCGGTCGTTATTTTTATCATCACGGCGGTTTCCAATGCGGTTAATCTTACCGACGGTCTCGACGGGCTTGCCTCCGGAAGTTCCGCTATTGTCGTCTTTGCGCTGGGAGGGTTTGCATACCTTGCCGGAAACGCGGTTTATGCTTCGTATCTGAAGATTCCTTTCATCCCTGGCGGTGGTGAAATTGCCGTGGTCAGTATGGCAATCGTCATGGCTTGTGTGGGTTTTCTGTGGTTTAACTCCAATCCGGCCGAGATTATCATGGGGGACACCGGGTCGCTTGCTCTCGGCAGCGCAATTGCCGTCATAGCCCTGCTGATAAAGCAGGAACTGCTGCTTCCCGTCCTTGCGGGAATTTTCTTTCTTGAGACGCTTTCGGTTTCCCTGCAGGTGCTCTACTTCAAATATACGAAAATGCGTTTCGGTCAGGGGCGCAGGATCTTTCTTATGGCTCCCCTGCATCACCATTTTCAGTTAAAAGGCTGGGCGGAACAGAAAATTGTGATTCGGTTCTGGATTGTGACCGTTCTGTTTTTTCTGGCAAGTCTTATGACCCTGAAACTCAGGTAG
- a CDS encoding UDP-N-acetylmuramoyl-tripeptide--D-alanyl-D-alanine ligase: MKAVLDMLDLQGIGRIVVGDAADGLSRIVEPVVVIDSREVQEGGIFVALEGERTDGHRYIDDVFAKGASLAVVSEAWYASHGQKDGAAGRRSYLIVDDTVRGLQQMAVAYRRSFSIPVFAVGGSNGKTTTKELIASVLGVGFKVHMSRGNRNNHLGVPLTLLQMKRDTEIAVVEMGINHPGEMELLASIAMPTHGLLTNIGHEHLEFLHDLQGVAAAETRLYEYLDGHGGVCFVNADDPWLLSAASKLERAVLYGLNGCGEGVPHAESAALDPFGRPSFMLCLSQACESVTLSLTGRHNVVNALAAAAAGSYLGLSLREIKEGLENMIPATGWKRLEFQEAGGVMIVNDTYNANPDSMRLAIDLLCDLQCSGRKIAVLGDMLELGSSAELEHEKTGRYIQQSGIDLLFTFGDLSKHFSTGNASRSCGHFESREALASALGDVVASGDAVLFKGSRGMKLEEVADALNHERSTL, translated from the coding sequence ATGAAAGCGGTACTTGATATGCTTGACCTTCAGGGGATCGGCAGGATTGTTGTCGGCGATGCAGCCGACGGCCTGAGCAGGATTGTCGAGCCGGTTGTGGTTATTGATTCCCGTGAGGTTCAGGAGGGAGGGATATTTGTTGCACTTGAGGGGGAGCGAACAGATGGACATCGGTATATCGATGATGTTTTTGCCAAAGGCGCTTCTCTTGCGGTCGTTTCGGAGGCGTGGTATGCATCGCATGGGCAGAAAGACGGAGCCGCCGGACGGCGAAGCTATCTGATCGTGGACGATACGGTCAGGGGGCTTCAGCAGATGGCGGTGGCCTATCGTCGGAGCTTCTCCATTCCGGTCTTCGCCGTGGGGGGGAGTAATGGCAAAACCACCACCAAGGAGCTTATCGCTTCGGTATTAGGTGTCGGATTCAAAGTTCATATGAGCAGAGGAAACCGGAACAACCACCTCGGAGTCCCTCTGACGCTGCTGCAGATGAAGCGGGATACGGAAATTGCGGTTGTTGAAATGGGTATAAACCATCCGGGAGAAATGGAGTTGCTGGCTTCGATTGCCATGCCGACACATGGGCTTCTGACCAATATCGGCCATGAGCATCTGGAGTTTCTGCATGATCTGCAAGGCGTTGCGGCTGCCGAGACCAGGCTCTATGAGTATCTCGATGGCCACGGAGGAGTCTGTTTCGTCAATGCCGACGATCCATGGCTGCTGAGCGCGGCGTCAAAACTTGAACGGGCTGTATTGTACGGATTGAACGGATGTGGAGAAGGCGTTCCGCATGCGGAATCGGCAGCACTTGACCCTTTCGGACGGCCGTCGTTCATGCTCTGTTTGTCTCAGGCCTGCGAGTCGGTTACCCTGAGCCTGACGGGGCGGCATAATGTAGTCAACGCTCTGGCGGCGGCGGCGGCCGGGTCGTACCTTGGGCTTTCCCTTCGAGAGATAAAAGAGGGCCTTGAAAACATGATACCGGCAACCGGATGGAAACGGCTTGAATTTCAGGAAGCCGGCGGGGTCATGATTGTCAACGATACCTATAATGCCAATCCTGATTCGATGCGTCTTGCCATCGATCTGCTTTGCGATCTGCAATGCAGCGGGAGGAAGATTGCCGTACTTGGCGATATGCTCGAACTTGGATCATCTGCAGAGCTTGAACATGAAAAGACTGGCAGGTATATTCAGCAGAGCGGGATCGATCTGCTTTTCACCTTTGGAGATCTGTCCAAACATTTTTCAACAGGAAACGCTTCTCGCTCCTGTGGGCATTTTGAAAGCAGGGAAGCGCTTGCGAGTGCTCTCGGTGACGTTGTCGCCTCCGGCGATGCTGTGCTTTTCAAGGGTTCTCGCGGAATGAAGCTTGAAGAAGTTGCCGACGCTCTGAATCACGAACGTTCAACACTGTAG